The Sinomonas sp. P10A9 genome includes a window with the following:
- the galU gene encoding UTP--glucose-1-phosphate uridylyltransferase GalU, with translation MLQTSRITKAVIPAAGLGTRFLPATKAMPKEMLPVVDEPAIQYVVAEAAKAGLDNVLMVTGRSKRALEDHFDRVPTLEAILEAKGDERRLAAVQESNNLGDIHYVRQGDPKGLGHAVLCAKRHVGDEPFAVLLGDDLIDARDELLTEMICVQQSTGGSVIALMEVEREKISAYGCADVAVVDGEDYVRVKGLVEKPAVEDAPSNLAVIGRYVLHPSVFEVLERTEPGRGGEIQLTDALQELSTHEGEGGGVYAVVFRGRRYDTGDKLSYLKAVVTLAVERDDLAELRPWLKDFAASL, from the coding sequence ATGCTTCAGACTTCACGTATAACCAAGGCCGTGATCCCTGCCGCTGGCCTCGGCACCCGTTTCCTCCCGGCAACGAAGGCGATGCCGAAGGAGATGCTCCCCGTCGTTGACGAGCCAGCCATCCAGTATGTGGTCGCCGAAGCCGCGAAGGCTGGCCTCGACAATGTGTTGATGGTCACGGGCCGCAGCAAGCGCGCCCTCGAGGACCACTTTGATCGCGTCCCGACGCTCGAGGCGATCCTCGAGGCCAAGGGCGACGAGCGGCGGCTCGCAGCTGTCCAGGAGTCAAACAACCTCGGTGACATCCACTACGTCCGCCAGGGTGACCCCAAGGGCCTCGGACACGCCGTGCTGTGCGCGAAGCGCCACGTGGGCGACGAGCCTTTCGCCGTGCTGCTCGGTGACGACCTGATCGACGCGCGCGATGAGCTCCTCACAGAGATGATTTGCGTTCAGCAGTCCACGGGCGGGTCTGTGATCGCCCTCATGGAGGTCGAACGCGAGAAGATCTCGGCCTACGGCTGCGCCGACGTCGCCGTTGTCGACGGCGAGGACTACGTCCGCGTGAAGGGCCTCGTCGAGAAGCCTGCGGTTGAGGACGCACCCTCGAACCTTGCGGTCATCGGGCGGTACGTGCTCCATCCATCGGTATTCGAGGTTCTTGAGCGCACTGAGCCCGGGCGCGGCGGCGAGATCCAGCTCACTGACGCCCTGCAAGAGCTGTCGACCCACGAGGGCGAGGGAGGCGGCGTCTACGCGGTCGTGTTCCGTGGTCGCCGCTACGACACGGGCGACAAGCTTTCGTACCTCAAGGCAGTGGTCACCCTCGCCGTTGAGCGGGACGACCTCGCTGAGCTGCGCCCCTGGCTCAAGGACTTCGCCGCCTCGCTGTGA
- a CDS encoding sugar nucleotide-binding protein, whose amino-acid sequence MNAGQIEFSKPLAAHETTIPGVVLYDLPVHGDNRGWFKENWQREKMLALGLPDFGPVQNNISFNEKAGTTRGIHAEPWDKYVSVATGRIFGAWVDLREGPTFGAVFTAELDPSRAIFIPRGVGNAFQTLEDGTAYSYLVNDHWSADAQGEYTFLNLADESAAVPWPIPLEEAELSDKDRAHPRLANVVPMKAKKILILGACGQLGKALREAYDGAGSPGTVEFATRADFDLADPSAYNSRNWSQYSTIINAAAYTAVDRAETPEGRREAWAINVTAVADLARVAVQHRLTFVHISSDYVFDGTAEVYDEGEAFSPLGVYGQTKAAGDAVVSVVPQHYIVRTSWVIGEGNNFVRTMARLAERGVKPSVVNDQIGRLSFAEDIAAGIRHLLETGAPFGTYNLTSSGEEASWADVAAEVFAVSGRHPGDVKRISTAEYYLGRPPAAPRPLHSTLDLQKIEATGFTSGRWADRLRYYPLGPGNTTARW is encoded by the coding sequence GTGAACGCCGGGCAGATCGAGTTTTCCAAGCCGCTCGCAGCGCACGAGACGACCATCCCCGGCGTCGTGCTCTACGACCTGCCAGTCCACGGCGACAACCGCGGCTGGTTCAAGGAGAACTGGCAGCGCGAGAAGATGCTCGCCTTAGGCCTGCCGGACTTCGGACCCGTGCAGAACAACATCTCCTTCAACGAGAAGGCCGGGACCACGCGCGGCATCCATGCCGAGCCGTGGGACAAGTACGTCTCGGTCGCGACCGGTAGGATCTTCGGTGCGTGGGTCGACCTCCGTGAGGGCCCAACCTTCGGGGCAGTATTCACGGCCGAGCTCGACCCGTCCAGGGCGATCTTCATCCCGCGGGGTGTCGGCAATGCGTTCCAGACCCTCGAGGACGGCACGGCGTACTCCTACCTCGTCAACGACCACTGGTCGGCGGATGCCCAGGGCGAGTACACGTTCCTGAATCTCGCCGACGAGTCGGCCGCGGTCCCGTGGCCCATCCCGCTCGAGGAGGCAGAGCTCTCCGACAAGGACCGCGCGCATCCCCGGCTCGCCAACGTGGTGCCGATGAAGGCCAAGAAGATCCTCATCCTCGGGGCTTGCGGGCAGCTCGGTAAGGCTTTGAGGGAGGCGTACGACGGCGCGGGCTCGCCCGGGACCGTCGAGTTCGCCACCCGCGCGGATTTCGACCTCGCCGACCCCAGCGCATACAACTCCAGGAACTGGTCCCAGTACTCGACGATCATCAACGCCGCGGCCTACACGGCCGTCGACAGGGCAGAGACCCCCGAAGGCCGCCGGGAGGCGTGGGCGATCAACGTTACCGCAGTGGCGGATCTGGCGCGCGTCGCCGTCCAGCACCGGCTCACCTTTGTCCACATCTCGAGCGACTACGTCTTCGACGGCACAGCAGAGGTGTACGACGAGGGCGAGGCCTTTTCGCCCTTGGGCGTGTACGGCCAGACGAAGGCCGCCGGCGACGCCGTGGTCTCCGTCGTGCCTCAGCACTACATCGTCCGCACGTCATGGGTCATTGGCGAGGGCAACAACTTCGTCCGCACGATGGCGCGCCTTGCCGAGAGGGGCGTCAAACCTTCGGTGGTCAACGACCAGATCGGCCGGCTCTCCTTCGCCGAGGACATCGCCGCCGGCATCAGGCACCTCTTGGAGACCGGTGCGCCATTCGGGACCTACAACCTCACCAGCTCCGGCGAGGAGGCCAGCTGGGCCGATGTCGCAGCGGAGGTCTTTGCGGTTTCGGGACGCCATCCCGGCGACGTCAAGAGGATTAGCACAGCGGAATACTATTTAGGCAGGCCTCCGGCAGCCCCGCGTCCACTGCACTCGACGCTTGATCTGCAGAAGATCGAGGCGACGGGGTTCACCTCCGGCCGTTGGGCGGATCGCCTGCGTTACTATCCGCTGGGTCCAGGAAATACAACGGCGCGTTGGTGA
- the rfbB gene encoding dTDP-glucose 4,6-dehydratase — MRLLVTGGAGFIGSNFIHYALAHTDHHVTVLDKLTYAGNLESLMGLPSDRFNFVQGDIVDAALVDELVGVADAVVHYAAESHNDNSLRDPRPFLDTNIVGTYTLIEAARRHGNRFHHISTDEVYGDLELDDPARFTESTPYNPSSPYSSTKAGSDLLVRAWVRSFDLQATISNCSNNYGPYQHVEKFIPRQITNVIDGIRPKLYGEGKNVRDWIHADDHSSAVLTILEKGLIGETYLIGADGEKNNKDVVELILTEMGQQPDAYDHVVDRPGHDLRYAIDSTKLRTELDWAPQYQDFEAGLGATIQWYRDNQSWWRPQKAATEAKYKEQGQ, encoded by the coding sequence ATGCGATTGCTCGTCACTGGGGGAGCCGGGTTCATCGGCTCGAACTTCATTCACTACGCACTGGCCCATACGGATCATCACGTCACGGTGCTAGACAAGCTCACCTACGCAGGCAACCTCGAGTCCCTCATGGGCCTCCCGTCCGATCGGTTCAACTTTGTCCAGGGGGACATCGTTGACGCCGCTCTGGTCGACGAGCTGGTCGGCGTAGCAGACGCTGTGGTGCACTACGCGGCGGAGAGCCACAACGACAATTCACTGCGCGACCCGCGACCATTCCTCGACACGAACATCGTCGGCACGTACACACTCATCGAAGCCGCCCGCCGCCACGGGAACCGCTTCCACCACATCTCCACGGACGAGGTCTACGGCGACCTCGAGCTCGACGACCCAGCGCGCTTCACCGAGTCGACCCCGTACAACCCGTCGAGCCCGTACTCCTCGACGAAGGCCGGCTCCGATCTCCTCGTCCGCGCTTGGGTGCGCTCCTTCGACCTGCAGGCGACGATCAGCAACTGCTCGAACAACTACGGCCCCTACCAGCACGTAGAGAAGTTCATTCCGCGTCAAATCACCAACGTGATCGACGGGATCCGCCCCAAGCTCTACGGCGAAGGCAAGAACGTGCGGGACTGGATCCACGCCGACGACCATTCGTCTGCGGTGCTGACCATCCTGGAGAAGGGGCTCATCGGGGAGACCTATCTCATCGGCGCCGACGGCGAGAAGAACAACAAGGACGTCGTCGAGCTCATCCTCACCGAGATGGGCCAGCAGCCTGACGCGTATGACCACGTCGTCGACCGCCCGGGCCACGACCTCCGCTACGCGATCGACTCGACCAAGCTGCGCACAGAGCTCGACTGGGCACCGCAGTACCAGGACTTCGAGGCGGGCCTCGGCGCGACGATCCAGTGGTACCGCGACAACCAGAGCTGGTGGCGGCCACAGAAGGCCGCTACCGAGGCCAAGTACAAGGAGCAGGGACAGTGA
- the rfbA gene encoding glucose-1-phosphate thymidylyltransferase RfbA → MKGIILAGGTGSRLHPVTLGISKQLVPVYDKPMIYYPLSTLLLAGIRDILVITTPYDAAHFHRLLGDGGQFGVSISYAEQQSPDGLAQAFIIGADHIGSGTVSLVLGDNIFYGPGLGRQLRRHHSIDGAAVFGYWVRDPSAYGVVEFDDTGRAVSLEEKPAVPRSNYAVPGLYFYDNDVVDIARGLRPSARGELEITDINRNYLEAGKLKVEVLPRGTAWLDTGTFADLNDASNFVRTVENRQGLKIGAPEEIAWRQGFLSNDELRMRAEKLAKSGYGGYLMGLLNG, encoded by the coding sequence ATGAAGGGAATCATCCTGGCCGGGGGAACAGGGTCAAGACTCCACCCCGTCACGCTCGGCATAAGCAAACAACTTGTTCCCGTCTACGACAAGCCAATGATCTATTACCCGCTCTCCACCCTTCTGTTGGCGGGCATCCGCGACATCCTCGTGATCACCACGCCGTACGATGCCGCGCACTTCCATCGCCTACTAGGCGATGGCGGCCAATTCGGCGTTTCGATCTCCTACGCGGAGCAGCAGTCGCCGGACGGCCTCGCCCAGGCGTTCATCATCGGTGCCGATCACATCGGTTCAGGCACCGTTTCCCTTGTGCTCGGCGACAACATCTTTTATGGCCCCGGCCTAGGGCGTCAGCTGCGCCGTCACCACTCCATCGATGGCGCCGCGGTGTTCGGCTACTGGGTCAGGGACCCGAGCGCGTACGGGGTTGTCGAGTTCGACGACACCGGCCGTGCCGTCTCGCTGGAGGAGAAGCCCGCTGTGCCGAGGAGCAACTACGCCGTGCCTGGGCTCTACTTCTACGACAACGACGTCGTGGACATCGCACGAGGCCTCCGACCGTCAGCGCGCGGTGAACTCGAAATTACGGACATCAACCGGAACTACCTCGAGGCCGGGAAGCTGAAGGTCGAGGTGCTCCCACGCGGCACAGCGTGGCTGGACACGGGTACTTTTGCAGACCTCAATGATGCCTCCAACTTCGTCCGCACCGTTGAGAACCGTCAGGGCCTCAAGATCGGCGCTCCCGAGGAGATCGCCTGGCGCCAGGGGTTCCTAAGCAACGACGAGCTCCGCATGCGAGCCGAGAAGCTGGCAAAGAGCGGTTACGGAGGATACCTGATGGGACTGCTGAACGGCTAG
- a CDS encoding GH25 family lysozyme, with amino-acid sequence MAVRIPLASTWQPSWGVAGVDVSSWQASNGTDTVDWPALWNQGARFAYVKATEGNYYTSASWGQQYGNSQNAGMLRGSYHFAIPNWSSGADQATYFAHNGGGWSPDGITMPPALDIEYNPYAGRTINGVYMGNTCYSLSADQMVQWISDFSNTMVSLTGRRPVIYSTTDWWSSCTGNSAALSNNPLWIAAYNTSGPGTLPASWSNFSIWQYSSDGPFAGDSNVWNGDFPGLQRFATYGDTDPSAAFGRAAPSANLGDQTSGIVCTLSVGGCYQGFQNGALVWSRATGVQPSPNGPIRTAWAQTGYDSGPLGYPTSSVQCVLTNNGCYQGFQNGVIVWSKDTGAQLSLNGPIRTAWAQTGYDSGPLGYPISSVQCVLTNNGCYQGFQNGVIVWSKDTGAQLSLNGPIRTAWAQTGYDSGPLGYPTGPESCGLRDGGCYQAFQGGEIMWSTATGAQISHLGGIRTAYRAAGAEGSVLGYPTGPETCGLRDGGCYQAFQGGEIMWSTATGAQISHLGGIRTAYRAAGAEGSVLGYPTGPETCGLRDGGCYQAFQGGEIMWSTATGAQISHLGGIRTAYRAAGAEGSVLGYPTGPETCGLRDGGCYQAFQGGEIMWSTATGAQISHLGGIRTAYRAAGAEGSVLGYPTGPETCGLRDGGCYQAFQGGEIMWSTATGAQISHLGGIRTAYRAAGAEGSVLGYPTGPETCGLRDGGCYQAFQGGEIMWSTATGAQISPNGPIRNTWVAAGSENGRYGYPTGGESCNSANTNCNQMFQGGSISWDSVNGVR; translated from the coding sequence ATGGCGGTCCGGATCCCACTCGCGAGTACGTGGCAGCCGTCGTGGGGCGTGGCAGGCGTCGACGTGAGCTCGTGGCAGGCGAGCAATGGCACCGACACCGTCGACTGGCCGGCCCTATGGAACCAGGGCGCGCGCTTCGCATATGTCAAGGCCACCGAAGGTAACTACTACACCAGCGCATCCTGGGGGCAGCAGTACGGCAACTCCCAGAATGCCGGGATGCTACGCGGCTCGTACCACTTCGCCATCCCCAACTGGTCTTCGGGCGCGGACCAGGCCACCTACTTCGCCCACAACGGTGGCGGATGGTCCCCGGATGGCATCACGATGCCGCCGGCGTTGGATATCGAGTACAACCCATACGCAGGGCGAACGATCAACGGCGTGTACATGGGCAACACGTGCTATAGCCTCAGCGCCGACCAGATGGTGCAATGGATCAGCGATTTCTCGAACACCATGGTCAGCCTCACGGGGCGGCGGCCGGTTATCTACTCGACGACAGACTGGTGGTCCAGCTGCACCGGGAACTCTGCAGCCCTCTCGAACAACCCGCTCTGGATTGCCGCCTACAACACTTCAGGACCGGGGACCCTCCCCGCTAGTTGGTCCAACTTCAGCATCTGGCAGTACAGCTCCGACGGCCCCTTCGCAGGCGACTCCAACGTGTGGAATGGCGACTTCCCGGGCCTTCAGCGATTCGCGACGTACGGCGACACTGATCCGAGCGCAGCCTTCGGCCGCGCCGCTCCATCGGCCAACCTTGGAGACCAGACATCGGGTATCGTCTGTACCCTAAGCGTCGGCGGTTGCTATCAAGGCTTCCAGAACGGTGCCCTCGTGTGGTCCCGCGCAACGGGCGTTCAGCCTTCACCCAATGGTCCGATTCGTACGGCGTGGGCCCAGACTGGCTATGACTCCGGTCCGTTGGGGTACCCAACCTCGAGCGTTCAATGCGTACTGACGAACAACGGCTGCTACCAGGGATTTCAGAACGGCGTGATCGTCTGGTCCAAGGACACTGGTGCCCAGCTATCATTGAACGGGCCGATCCGGACAGCGTGGGCCCAGACTGGCTATGACTCCGGTCCGTTGGGATACCCAATCTCCAGCGTTCAATGCGTACTGACGAACAACGGCTGCTACCAGGGATTTCAGAACGGCGTGATCGTCTGGTCCAAGGACACTGGTGCCCAGCTATCATTGAACGGGCCGATCCGGACAGCGTGGGCCCAGACTGGCTATGACTCCGGTCCGTTGGGATACCCGACCGGTCCCGAGAGCTGCGGGCTGCGCGACGGCGGCTGCTACCAGGCCTTCCAGGGCGGCGAGATCATGTGGTCCACCGCGACCGGCGCCCAGATCAGCCACCTCGGCGGCATCCGCACCGCCTACCGCGCCGCCGGCGCCGAAGGCAGCGTCCTGGGCTACCCGACCGGTCCCGAGACCTGCGGGCTGCGCGACGGCGGCTGCTACCAGGCCTTCCAGGGCGGCGAGATCATGTGGTCCACCGCGACCGGCGCCCAGATCAGCCACCTCGGCGGCATCCGCACCGCCTACCGCGCCGCCGGCGCCGAAGGCAGCGTCCTGGGCTACCCGACCGGTCCCGAGACCTGCGGGCTGCGCGACGGCGGCTGCTACCAGGCCTTCCAGGGCGGCGAGATCATGTGGTCCACCGCGACCGGCGCCCAGATCAGCCACCTCGGCGGCATCCGCACCGCCTACCGCGCCGCCGGCGCCGAAGGCAGCGTCCTGGGCTACCCGACCGGTCCCGAGACCTGCGGGCTGCGCGACGGCGGCTGCTACCAGGCCTTCCAGGGCGGCGAGATCATGTGGTCCACCGCGACCGGCGCCCAGATCAGCCACCTCGGCGGCATCCGCACCGCCTACCGCGCCGCCGGCGCCGAAGGCAGCGTCCTGGGCTACCCGACCGGTCCCGAGACCTGCGGGCTGCGCGACGGCGGCTGCTACCAGGCCTTCCAGGGCGGCGAGATCATGTGGTCCACCGCGACCGGCGCCCAGATCAGCCACCTCGGCGGCATCCGCACCGCCTACCGCGCCGCCGGCGCCGAAGGCAGCGTCCTGGGCTACCCGACCGGTCCCGAGACCTGCGGGCTGCGCGACGGCGGCTGCTACCAGGCCTTCCAGGGCGGCGAGATCATGTGGTCCACCGCGACCGGCGCCCAGATCAGTCCGAACGGGCCAATCCGCAACACATGGGTGGCTGCAGGCTCGGAGAATGGCCGCTACGGGTATCCGACCGGAGGTGAGTCCTGCAATTCTGCCAACACGAACTGCAACCAGATGTTCCAAGGAGGAAGCATCAGCTGGGACAGCGTCAACGGCGTCCGCTGA
- a CDS encoding lipopolysaccharide biosynthesis protein translates to MVGATETHAGVNSRRSALFYVVGSLLQGLGILIIQPFAVRVLSAEQWGLVSTSVVTIQVIVVLLSSGLPLEITRMWFEAGHGEQRSLALHTILLLGTLVVGVVAAAVLLLFNGTAAATLPLVFAVTSIGLTGSILGAQAVLRAQGRPLPFVALSIGSSVVANCAGFLAVVWWGASASLYMMAYAVAVALTAMVALVLVHPVSIGSVQGIGSHAARIALPLLPHTGALMLLTQGAVWLLALAASVSDAGRYGAVLIFALGPITILNALNNAWMTDMMGALDGSRDLIQRSTARTAIAIALIVGVAASGVGLFGSFVLTTAPDQLGPIARTLPLLSVGYALFLVSSNQLYIDRRTRVLGIVSPATMLLALAASLGFALNGALESVAVVNTLAFILLGVSSTVVAFGRKSLVLVKSSLLLAALHGTIIFVLALVPSTLFASLVESACCIIGAGGAGVYWMRHGSKKYA, encoded by the coding sequence ATGGTTGGAGCAACCGAGACACACGCGGGAGTGAATAGCAGGAGAAGCGCTCTGTTCTATGTCGTCGGATCGCTCCTTCAAGGTCTTGGCATCCTGATAATCCAACCGTTTGCGGTCCGGGTTCTTTCTGCAGAACAATGGGGCCTCGTTTCAACGTCTGTCGTAACGATACAGGTCATCGTTGTTCTCCTATCCTCGGGCCTTCCGCTCGAGATTACGCGGATGTGGTTCGAGGCTGGCCATGGTGAGCAGCGTTCTTTGGCTCTGCATACCATCCTTCTCCTTGGGACCCTTGTGGTCGGAGTAGTCGCGGCCGCGGTGCTGTTGCTCTTCAACGGCACCGCTGCCGCCACGCTGCCGCTCGTCTTCGCCGTCACCAGCATTGGTTTGACCGGGAGCATCCTTGGCGCGCAGGCTGTTCTGCGCGCGCAAGGGCGTCCGTTGCCGTTCGTCGCACTCAGCATCGGATCATCCGTTGTGGCGAACTGTGCTGGCTTCTTGGCTGTGGTGTGGTGGGGCGCGAGTGCAAGCCTCTACATGATGGCCTACGCCGTGGCTGTTGCATTGACAGCAATGGTCGCTCTTGTGCTCGTCCATCCTGTCTCCATAGGATCTGTACAGGGAATTGGCAGCCATGCTGCGCGGATCGCTCTGCCGCTGTTGCCGCACACTGGGGCACTGATGCTCCTCACACAAGGTGCAGTCTGGTTGTTGGCCCTTGCGGCCTCAGTATCTGACGCAGGTCGCTACGGGGCTGTTCTGATTTTCGCGCTCGGGCCAATCACGATACTGAATGCGCTCAACAACGCGTGGATGACCGATATGATGGGGGCGCTGGACGGCTCTCGCGATCTGATTCAGCGCTCGACAGCGCGTACCGCCATTGCCATCGCCTTGATTGTTGGCGTCGCGGCATCGGGAGTTGGGCTGTTTGGCAGCTTTGTGCTTACGACTGCGCCTGACCAGCTCGGACCGATAGCGCGGACGCTTCCGTTGCTCTCAGTTGGCTATGCGCTATTTCTCGTTTCCTCGAATCAGCTCTATATTGATCGTCGAACTCGTGTGCTTGGGATCGTTTCGCCGGCAACGATGCTGCTGGCATTGGCTGCATCACTTGGCTTCGCTCTGAATGGCGCCCTCGAGTCGGTTGCGGTTGTGAACACCTTGGCGTTCATCCTCTTGGGGGTGTCATCGACAGTCGTGGCCTTCGGAAGGAAGTCGCTCGTTCTTGTGAAGTCCAGTCTCCTCCTGGCGGCGCTTCATGGAACGATCATTTTCGTTCTGGCCCTAGTGCCGTCGACCCTTTTTGCATCTCTTGTCGAATCGGCATGCTGCATCATCGGAGCGGGTGGAGCAGGCGTCTACTGGATGCGCCACGGTTCAAAGAAGTACGCCTGA
- a CDS encoding glycosyltransferase family 2 protein, whose amino-acid sequence MTIDVMFPYYGDVAMMKAAVASVLAQEDEEFRLTIVDDGYPDEALPEYFQNLVDGDSRVRYFRNETNLGANGNYKKCLTLVERDVVVMMGADDIMLPNYIGTVRRAFENPEIQIVQPGVEVIDENGSVYEPLGDRVKTFLRHMAVGGTSEAIIEGEAIAESLITGDWLYFPSVAWRAEAILKHDFREQYNVVQDLALAMDIIMHGGKMLVTDTVCFQYRRHRESDSSVRALDGRRFAEERAFFDECAVDFARLGWTKAARAARLHLTSRLNAVSLTPKVIQKRMWPGLKKLTAHALRP is encoded by the coding sequence GTGACCATTGACGTGATGTTTCCCTACTATGGGGACGTTGCCATGATGAAGGCCGCCGTGGCCTCCGTGCTCGCTCAGGAGGACGAGGAATTCCGTCTGACCATCGTCGACGACGGATACCCGGACGAGGCGTTGCCCGAGTACTTTCAGAATCTTGTCGACGGGGACTCGCGCGTGCGCTATTTCCGTAACGAGACGAACCTCGGAGCCAACGGCAACTACAAGAAGTGCCTGACGCTTGTCGAGCGTGACGTGGTCGTGATGATGGGCGCAGACGACATTATGCTCCCCAACTACATCGGCACAGTGCGGAGGGCCTTCGAGAATCCCGAGATCCAGATCGTCCAGCCTGGCGTCGAGGTCATTGACGAGAATGGCAGCGTGTACGAGCCACTCGGGGACCGGGTCAAGACCTTCCTGCGCCATATGGCTGTGGGCGGCACGTCGGAGGCCATCATCGAGGGCGAGGCCATCGCTGAGAGCCTTATCACGGGCGATTGGCTGTACTTCCCGTCCGTCGCGTGGCGCGCCGAGGCTATCCTCAAGCACGACTTTCGCGAGCAGTACAACGTGGTCCAAGACCTCGCGCTCGCGATGGACATCATCATGCACGGCGGCAAAATGCTCGTCACCGATACCGTGTGTTTCCAGTACCGCCGGCACCGTGAGTCCGACTCATCGGTCCGCGCCCTCGACGGAAGGCGCTTCGCAGAGGAGCGCGCGTTCTTCGACGAGTGCGCGGTGGACTTCGCCAGACTCGGCTGGACCAAGGCGGCCCGCGCCGCGCGGCTCCACCTCACTTCGCGGCTCAACGCAGTCTCCCTCACTCCTAAGGTCATCCAGAAGCGAATGTGGCCCGGCCTGAAGAAGCTCACCGCGCACGCCTTGCGCCCATAA
- a CDS encoding DUF2304 domain-containing protein, translating into MSVAFSLVVAVGMVLAVLVMLRSGTLREKYAILWIVVGGLTIILGIFPGLLDWAASLVGIKVPANLLFALSIVLLVGVGLHVSRELTVLEEETRTLAEEVAILRQSVDSLRRSAAIEDMPAADRTVVHPARQITPEEVDRDH; encoded by the coding sequence ATGAGCGTCGCCTTCTCGCTCGTTGTCGCCGTCGGAATGGTGCTTGCCGTCCTCGTGATGCTCCGCTCCGGGACGCTCCGTGAGAAGTACGCGATCCTCTGGATCGTCGTCGGTGGCCTCACAATTATCCTGGGAATCTTTCCCGGCCTACTGGACTGGGCGGCGTCTCTCGTCGGCATCAAGGTGCCGGCCAACCTGCTCTTCGCCCTGTCGATCGTGCTCCTGGTCGGCGTCGGCCTCCACGTGTCCCGCGAGCTAACGGTCCTCGAGGAAGAGACTCGGACGCTCGCGGAAGAGGTCGCAATCCTGCGCCAGTCCGTTGATTCGCTCCGCCGCTCCGCCGCAATCGAGGATATGCCCGCGGCAGACCGCACCGTCGTCCACCCCGCACGCCAGATCACACCGGAAGAGGTTGACCGTGACCATTGA
- a CDS encoding glycosyltransferase family 2 protein — translation MGTPRQSGALIIMPAWNEAEAIGDTIRNVQTIVPHHDILVVDDGSKDATARIAAEAGATVLRLPFNLGVGGAMRAGFKYAIRNGYSRAIQVDSDGQHDPHDIDRVLAGLETADISIGARFAGRGSYDAKGPRRWAMVVLAKVISAVAGTKLTDVTSGFRAANLKGLHQYMEHFPAEYLGDTIDSLVVAIKSGCRVTQVPVEMKARQAGTPSHSPWKATIYLARSGLVLCFALARPRTKSPTDVVSPTTGDIAGENGAAA, via the coding sequence ATGGGTACACCGAGGCAGTCAGGCGCGCTCATCATCATGCCCGCGTGGAACGAGGCGGAGGCTATTGGCGACACGATCCGGAATGTCCAGACCATCGTCCCGCACCACGACATCTTGGTTGTCGACGACGGCTCGAAGGACGCGACTGCGCGGATCGCCGCCGAGGCCGGCGCCACAGTGCTCCGTCTCCCCTTCAACCTGGGTGTGGGTGGAGCGATGCGTGCGGGGTTCAAATACGCGATCCGCAACGGATATTCGCGGGCCATCCAAGTGGACTCTGATGGCCAGCACGACCCGCACGATATCGACCGGGTTCTCGCCGGGCTTGAGACCGCTGACATTTCAATCGGTGCGCGCTTCGCGGGCCGCGGCAGCTACGACGCGAAGGGGCCGCGGCGCTGGGCAATGGTGGTCCTCGCCAAGGTCATCTCGGCGGTCGCGGGCACTAAGCTCACTGATGTCACCTCGGGCTTCCGTGCGGCCAATCTCAAGGGACTGCACCAGTACATGGAACATTTTCCTGCCGAGTATCTCGGCGACACGATCGACTCGCTCGTCGTCGCCATCAAGTCAGGCTGTCGCGTGACCCAGGTTCCGGTCGAGATGAAGGCGCGCCAAGCGGGTACCCCGAGTCACAGCCCGTGGAAGGCGACCATCTACCTTGCCCGCTCCGGTCTGGTGCTTTGCTTTGCACTCGCCCGGCCGCGCACCAAGAGTCCGACCGATGTTGTCTCACCCACGACAGGGGACATCGCGGGAGAGAATGGGGCAGCCGCATGA